In Mus caroli chromosome 9, CAROLI_EIJ_v1.1, whole genome shotgun sequence, a single window of DNA contains:
- the LOC110301530 gene encoding olfactory receptor 145-like, producing MGSETFGRSVLEGTTENLTRNLAVVYMDEDRYYLRVRSWTKVFLVNGLKKQAGVVMLIFFLFLGIYMVSVMGNLGLIVLIVLHPHLHTPMYYFLFNLSFIDLCYSSVIILKMLVGFFLKQNIISHAECLIQLFFFAFFVIDECYILTAMAYDRYAAICKPLLYQVTMSHQVCLLMTLGVYLMGFAGALSHIVCMLRLTFCDRNIINNYVCDVHPLLKLSCTSTAINELVLFIVVGVNITVPSLTLFVSYTLILSNILSIHSAEGRSKAFSTCGSHVIAVSLFFGAAAVMYLKPSSASVDEDKVSTLFYTILGPMLNPFIYSIRNKDVHNALKKTLKKKIFT from the exons ATGGGGTCTGAGACATTTGGGCGTTCTGTACTTGAGGGAACCACAGAAAATCTGACAAGAAACTTGGCTGTTGTGTATATGGATGAAG ATAGATATTATCTCAGAGTAAGGAGCTGGACAAAAGTTTTCCTAGTGAATGGACTCAAGAAACAGGCGGGAGTAGTCAtgttaatat TCTTCTTGTTTTTGGGAATCTACATGGTCTCTGTGATGGGGAACTTGGGCTTGATTGTTCTGATTGTTTTGCATCCTCACctgcacacccccatgtactACTTTCTCTTCAACCTTTCCTTCATAGATCTCTGCTACTCCTCTGTCATAATCCTCAAAAtgttagtgggtttttttttgaagCAGAACATCATCTCTCATGCTGAGTGCTTGATTCAActctttttctttgccttctttgttATTGATGAATGTTACATTTTGACAGCAATGGCTTATGACAGATATGCTGCCATTTGTAAGCCCCTGCTTTACCAGGTCACTATGTCTCATCAGGTCTGCCTATTGATGACTTTGGGTGTGTATTTGATGGGCTTTGCTGGTGCCTTGTCCCACATAGTTTGCATGCTGAGACTCACCTTCTGTGATCGCAACATCATCAATAACTACGTATGTGATGTACATCCTCTCCTTAAACTCTCCTGCACAAGTACCGCCATTAATGAGCTGGTACTTTTCATTGTTGTTGGTGTCAATATAACAGTGCCCAGCCTGactctctttgtttcttataCCTTAATTCTTTCCAACATCCTCAGCATCCATTCTGCAGAAGGTAGGTCAAAAGCCTTCAGTACCTGTGGCTCCCATGTGattgctgtttctcttttctttggagCTGCAGCCGTCATGTATCTTAAGCCTTCTAGTGCATCTGTGGATGAAGATAAAGTATCTACTCTCTTTTATACCATTCTGGGTCCAATGCTGAATCCTTTCATCTACAGTATAAGGAATAAAGATGTGCACAATGCACTGAAAAAAACTTTGAAGAAAAAGATATTCACCTAA